A region of the Curvibacter sp. AEP1-3 genome:
CTCCAATGGCCCTGAATTGCATCCACAGCGGGTTCGGTATCCCCTTCGATTCAGGCTGTTGGACGTTGTCTCAGTAGACCGGCTAACTCCTTTTTTGACCCGTGTGACCTTGGGGGGGGCTGATCTAGAAGGTTTCGTCAGCTCGGGCTTTGATGATCACGTGAAGTTGTTTTTTCCAGACCCGGAAACCGGTGTTTTCAACCTGCCGGAAGTGGGACCTGAGGGGCCAGTTTGGGGGGAAGGTGCCCGTCCCGTGATGCGGGACTACACACCTCGGCATTTCGATGCAGCAGGCCGGACGCTGGCAATTGATTTCGCACTTCACACTCCGGGTGGTCCTGCAACTCGGTGGGCCGAGCAAGCCCGGGTCGGCCAAAAAATTGGAGTGGGCGGTCCCAAAGGGTCGTTCATCGTACCTACAGCTTTTGATTGGCATTTGCTCATCGGTGACGATACGGCACTCCCTGCCATAGCAAGAAGACTGGAAGAGCTGCCCCCGGCTACCAAGGCCCGCGTCTTGCTCGAGGTGGAAGGTCCGGAGGGGCAGATGGAACTGTCGAGTGCGGCGGATCTTAAGGTTCAATGGGTCCATCGTGGCAGCAGCGCCGCAGGCAGCCAACCATTGCTGGCTGCCTTGCGGGAAATGACCTTGCTACCCGGTGTTTTCTACTCTTGGGTGGCATGTGAGTCGGTGCAGGCGAAGGCTCTGCGTGAGTACCTCATGGTTGAGTGCCGCGTCAATCCGCGATGGATCAAGGCCTCAGGCTACTGGCGCAAAGGCAGTGCGGGTGCCCATGATTCGTTTGATCGCTAAGGCCCAGCCCCGTTGAGTCCTGAGTTCACATTGCCCGTTGTGGGGCCCTGTGGTTGAATACAGCCGCCATCAAGAGCGGTGTGACCACAAAGAGGGAGTCAGTGCATGGGCAATTACAAATTTGGCGTCGGAGTCGAGCCACACAAACGGTGGCCTGTTGCTTGGTTCAATCCCTTTGTGTTGCTGCAGTCCGCGAGGGAACTTTTGTCGTCCACGGACGTCATCCGGAATGCAGACCCCAGAGACCTCTGGTCCGGTACGTTCAAGCCCGTGGACCACGCCCACGAGACGGGGCCCGACGGCAACTTCTGGTTTGACTTCGTGTCGGACACAGGGGATGGTGGCAACGCCACGTTCACGGTGGCGAGAGCTCTGTTGGCGGAGGAGCTTGCGCCTCAAGAAACAGGCGCATCCGGGACCGTGGTTTTTCCCAGAGGGAAGATTTTGTACCTCGGTGGTGATCTCTGCTATCCCAGTGCAAATGTTCAGGAGTACCAATACCGGTTTCTGGAAATGTTTGAGGGCGCGCGCAGCGCGCAAGGGGCTGACCCGGATGGTCGCAGTGCATATGCCATCCCGCAGAACCATGATTGGTTTGACAGCATCTCCACGTTCAAGCGCTATTTTGTTCATCGCAACAACGGCGAAGTGTGCGGGCTGAAAACGCCGCAAACACGTTCTTACTTCGCCACCCGTCTGCCACAGCGTTGGTGGGTACTGGGGCTGGATTTCGCATTGGCGGGTGACATTGATCGTGGCCAGTACGAGGCATTCAGACGCCTGGCTGGGGATGCCATCGGCGGAGAGGACAACCCCTCCCAACAAATTCAAGCCGGCGATCAACTTGTTCTGATTTATCCCGAACCTTACTGGACCCGTCCGATCGGCGACTCCGCCCTGCAGGGTTACCCCAAACGCTACCAGCGCCTCGAGGCCATGTTGGAGGCCAAAGGAATACACATCCGCATGCGATTGGCCGGTGACGTGCACCATTACAGCCGGGAGTCCAGCGAACCCCTGGATGCGCGTCAGGACGACATGCTCCTGACATGCGGATCGGGTGGTGCTTTTCTGCACCCCACCCATGCGAGGGCGTTAACACAAGCCAAACTCAAGTGCCAAGCGTCAGATCCTGATGCCATCAGCAGTGAGTTGCGTACTGCCACCCATATCGGCACGGTCGGGTCTACAGGCGGTGCCGGCGCGAGCTATGTGCGCCAGTGTGCCTACCCTGATCCGGCAGATTCACGGGCCCTGAGCCGGGGCAATGTGTTGTCTCTGTTCAAGTTCGCATGGAACTCTTTGTCCATTCGGGACGGGAGCTTGATGAGCGGGATCTGGCGCGGGAATGTTCTATTTTCCCTGCTGCTCGGTGCGATCTACGTAGTGACAGTTTTTGGCGGTCCGTTTACATCGATGGCTTACCTCGCGTTGCTGGGCCTGTGCCTGGGTTTGGCGAGAGAAGAATCAGACCTGTTCGCAAAATGGGTATCACCGGTCCTGCACTTCGCTGGACACACTCTCGCACTGTTGGGTATTCATGGGCTCGTTGCCATGGTCCCTGCAACGGCAGGAAGTCCGATGTATGCGATCTTGGCAGGGTTCGTTTACCTGATTGCAGGCAGCATCGGCGGCGGGCTGATTACGGGGGTCTACCTGTGGGTAATGGCGCGTGGGGGATGGATGTGGAACAACGCCTTTTCCCCGCTTGCCTGCGAGGACTACAAGGGATTTCTGCGCTTCCGTATTGATGCTGAAGGCACCTTGACGGGTTACTTTTTCGGGTGCGACAAAGTCCCCAAGCAATGGCAATGTAACTCCTCAGATCAGGCCGGCCCCGCCGGTGATGTACGGCCGGCCTGGACTGAGGCTCCGGGTGTCAATAAGGCCACTTGGCGGCTGGTAGATACCTTCTGTTTGGTGCCTCGCTCCTAGTTTCGTCATCCCACGGGATGTAGTGGAAGTGGTCTGCCCGACAAACGCAAAGTGGCTCCTTCAGTAGCTTCTTGCCGAGGGTATCGTAGGGGCCACTTTCACAGAGTTGGTATTGCCATGACTACACCCGATTCCACTTCCCCTTGGCATGCGCGTGCCGCTTCACTGGTCACCGATGGGCGGCTATTTATCAATGGCGAGCGTGTTCCCGCCAAGGACGGCCAAACCTTTGAGAAGCACTCGCCGTTGAACGGATTGGGTTTAGGTACCGTCGCCCGTGGACAAAAAGCTGACATTGATGCCGCAGTGGCGGCAGCCCGCGCGGCGTTTGCTGATCGGCGTTGGGCAGGGCAGTCGCCCAAGGCCCGCAAAAAGGTGCTCCAGCGTTGGTCGGAACTAGTGCTAGCTGCCCGCGATGAATTGGCATTGCTGGAGACCTTGGACATGGGCAAGCCTATCTCTCACAGCCTGGCGGTTGACGTGCCTGCCACGGCCAACTGCATCGCTTGGTACGGTGAGGCAGTCGACAAGCTGTACGACGAAATTGCACCCACTGCAGACACTGCCTTGGCACTCATCACCCGGGAGGCCATGGGTGTCATCGGTGCCATCGTCCCATGGAACTACCCGCTCATCATGGCCGCCTGGAAACTGGGCCCTGCTTTGGCTGCGGGAAACAGCGTGGTGCTCAAGCCCAGCGAAAAGTCCCCCTATACCGCCCTGCGATTGGCCGAATTGGCGCTGGAGGCAGGTTTGCCCGCAGGCGTCTTCAATGTGGTGACCGGTTATGGCCATGAGGCGGGCGAGGCCCTTGCGCTGCACATGGATGTGGATGCCATTGGTTTCACCGGCTCCACCCGCATCGGCCGGCGCATGTTGGCATGCTCCGCGGAATCCAACCTCAAGCGGGTGTACAACGAGCTGGGTGGCAAGTCCGCTTTTGTGGTGTTCAACGATGCCAAAGACGTAGCCGCTGCTGCCCGGGCTGCAGCAGGCTCTGTGTTCTACAACCAGGGCGAGTCTTGTAACGCGCCTACCCGCCTGTTGGTGCAACAGGATGTGGTGCCCGAGTTCATGGCGACCTTGCAGGACGAAGCCCGCAAATACCTGCCTGGTGACCCGCTACAGGAGTCCACGGAAATGGGTGCCTTGGTAGACGCGGGGCAAATGAGCACCGTGTTGGGTTACATCCATCAAGGTCAGGCTGAGGGTGCCAACATTGCTTTCGGCGGCCGGCGTGTGCGTACCGAGACCGGTGGCTATTTTGTGGAGCCCACGATCTTCGAGGGTGTGCGTAACGACATGAAGATTGCACGCGAAGAGATCTTCGGTCCGGTGCTTGGCGTGATTCCTTTTGCCAACGAGGCGGAGGCGCTGGCTTTGGCCAATGACAGTGTGTATGGCTTGCAGGCCAGTGTCTGGAGCAGCCAGATTGACCGCGCGCACCGGGTAGCCCGCGGCCTGAAGGCCGGCACTGTGCATGTGAACCAGTACGACGAAGACGACATCACGGTGCCATTCGGTGGCTACAAGCAGTCCGGTAACGGGCGTGACAAATCCTTGCACGCCTTTGACAAGTACACCGAGCTGAAGACCACCTGGCTCCGGATCGACGCCTGATCCCCACATTGAGGTTGTTTATGTCCCAGTCTGTCCAAGCGGCGGCGTCGGCCGCGCACGCCCCTTCTTATTACGCCGCCAGCGGGCTGCCCCAGCCTCAGCGCCCACCCTTGCTGGGGAATGCGGAAGCCGATGTGGTTGTCATCGGTGCCGGGTATACCGGCTTGTCATCCGCCTTGCATCTGGCCGAATCCGGTTTCAAGGTGGTGGTTCTGGAAGCGGCCAAAGTGGGTTGGGGCGCTTCGGGCCGCAATGGAGGGCAGCTGGTGCACAGCTACTCGCGTGACATGGATGTGATTGAGGCTCGCTATGGCAGCACCACCGCGCAAGCCCTGGGCAGCATGGCCTTCGAGGGTGCCAAAATCATTCGCGAGCGGATTGTTAAGTACCAGATTGACTGTCACTTCAAACCGGGTGGCATGTTTGCCGCCATCACTGCCAAGCAGGTCAAGCAGTTGGAGCACCACAAACAGCTCTGGGAGCGCTATGGTCACCAGCAGCTGAGCCTGTTGGATGCGACTGAAAGCGAAGCCGCCATCGGCACAGGGCGCTACCGCGCCACTTTGCTCGATCACAGTGCCGGACACATGCATCCACTGCGCTTGGCACAAGGCGAAGCTGCTGCATTCGAGTCACTGGGGGGTGTCGTGCACGAAGGATCGCCGGTGCTGCGCATTGAGCGCGGCGACCCTGCCGTGGTGCATACCGCACAAGGGCAAGTCAAAGCGCGTTTTGTGATCGTGGCCTGCAACGCCTACATTGGCGGGCTGGAGCCTCAGCTGGCCTCGCGGTCCATGCCCTGCGGTACCCAGGTGATCGCGACAGAGCCCTTGGGAGATCGCTTCCCTGAAATCCTGCCCAGCGACTACTGCGTGGAAGACAGTAACTTTCTGCTGGACTATTTCCGCCTCTCCGGTGACCGGCGCCTGCTGTATGGCGGTGGCGTGATTTACGGCGCCCGGGACCCGCAGCATGTGGAGTCCATCATCCGGCCCAAGCTGCTGAAAACATTTCCTCAATTGAAAGATGTTCGCATCGACTATGGCTGGACGGGCAACTTCCTGCTGACCCTGTCGCGTCTGCCGGAAGTGGGGCGCCTGAGTTCCAACATTTACTACTCACAAGGCTGCTCAGGGCACGGGGTTACCTTCACCCACTTGATCGGGCGGGTGCTCAGCGAGGTGATTCAAGGCCAAGCCAACCGCTTCGATGCCTTTGCCAATCTGCCGCATTACCCCTTCCCGGGCGGGCGCTGGTTCCGGGTGCCGCTCACCGCGCTAGGCGCCTGGTATTACGACCTCCGGGATAAACTGCAAATCTAGAGTTTCAGGGCGATGCGGGGACGGCCCGGGCTATCAGCCGAAATTTGATTTTCACAGTGTCTTGCACCGTCAGCGCTCCCATGGCGATGCTCAATGGGGTGATGCCGAAATCCGATTGGCGGATCTCAAAACTGCCCTGAATTGCCAAGGCGCTTTCTGTCTCGCTCAGCGTGACGGGCAGCCGAATCTCGCGTGTCTGGTCCTTGATGCGCATGCTCGCCACGACGTCGGGGTTGGCCGTGCTTCCGGTGATGCGGGTGGCACGGATACTGATCTTTGGAAAATGCTCACCATCCAGCAGGGTGGGACGCAGCATGTTGGCTTTGGTGCCCGCTTTGGCATCTTCGCTCACGTTGAGGGGAAAGTCTTCTCCCTCTTCGGCCCGTGCAGCGTTGTCATCGACGATCAGGGTGTTGACCGGGACCTCAAGCTCAAACCCGGAGGTCTCTGCAGTGGCTCCGCGCCATATCTGCCCCTGTAGGTCGGCAGAGCTGATGACATGGTTGTGCCCCAGTCGGGCCATGGTGCCGCCCCGGTACACGAGAATGCGCAAGCGGGACTCAGCCGGCGCTATGCGATAGCTCTTCAGATTGGCAAGTGTTGGGGGCGTGGGTGGGGTCGAGGGCCTTGCTGCCGTTGCCTCCGCAAGGACAGGCTGAGGGCCGGGCACGCGCTCAGGCGGTGAGCTGCATGCCCAGAGTCCGAAGGTGGCCAGCAGCCCCAACAGGTAGCCAGGCTTGCGCATCTGCGTTAGCACTCCACGATGGCTTTGATGACACCTGCTGAAGGGTTCAACAGGTCCTTGAACTTTTCAGGAACGTCGGCCAGGGGCATGCGGTGGGTGTTCAATGCGGTCGGGATCAGACCCGCGCGCATGGCTTCCAGCACGGTCTGGAAGTCTTCGGTGGTGGCGTTACGACTGCCCATCAGCGTCATCTCCCGTTTGTGGAACTCCGGGTCGGAGAAGGTAATGTTGGAGGCTACGACGGAAATCAGTGTGTAGGTGCCACCATGGGCCACAAATTTAAACCCGCGCTCCATGGCCTTGGGGTTGCCAGTGGCATCAAACACCACGTCAAAGAACTCCTGGTTGGTGAGCGTGGCCAGTTCAGCCTCGTCACTATCGCCCAAGGTGACACCGGCACTGACGCCCAACGCGCTGGTGCAGAAGTTCAGCCGGTCCTGCCGGCTGTCGAGAGCTGTCACCACAGCACCGCGTAACTTGGCAAAAATCATGGCGGCCATGCCGATAGGGCCTGCGCCCACGACCAGTATGCGTTGTCCTTTCTGGACCTGGGCCCTGCGCACCGCATGAGCGCCAATGGCCAGAAACTCCACCATGGCAGCCTGGTCCAGCGAGACACCGTTGGCCTTGTGCACAAATTGCTGCGGCACGCTCAGGTACTCCGTGAACGCGCCGTCGCGGTGTACGCCCAGCACCTGGATGCGGGTGCAGCAGTTGGTCTTGCCTGCGCGGCACGCAATGCAGGTTCCGCAGGACAGGTAGGGCATCACGTACACGGTGTCGCCGGCTTGCAGCGTGCCGCCCTCGGGCGCTTCCTCCACAATCCCTGAGAGCTCATGCCCCATTACGCGGGGGTAGTTCAGATAGGGCTGGTTGCCGGTGAAGATGTGCAGGTCGGTGCCGCATACGCCCACGCGTTTCACGCGCAGCAGTACCTCGCCTTCCGCACGTTCTGGCTTGGGGGTGTCATGGGCACGCAGGGTGCCGGGGGTTTCGCAAACAACGGTCAACATGTCGATTTCCTCGGGTTTATTCCAGATTCTGTGCAATGAGTTCAGCGCGGGTGGGCAGGCCTTCCATGTCCCCCACTACCTGCAGGGCGCGTGAAGCAATCCAGTTGGCGCGGCGCAAAGCGCGTTGCCAGCTCAAGCCTTCCAGCTGTGCGCTGATGATGCCCACGGCAAAGGCATCACCGGCACCCACGGTGTCGACTACCACGGGCACGGGTACGCCGGGCACGTGGCCTTGCTCGCCGGCAGCAGTACGGAAGTAGGCGCCTTGCGCCCCCTGCTTGATCACTACCGCTTTGGCGCCCCGGTCCAGGTACCACGCCGCCATGTCGGCCGGGGCGTTTTGACCGGTCAGCAGTTTGCCTTCGTCGATTCCAGGCAGCACCCAATCCGCATGTCGGGCCAGGTCGTTGAGGGTGTCGCGCATGGTGGCGGTATCAGGCCACAAGCTGGGGCGCAGGTTGGGGTCAAACGACACGCTGCGCCCAGCGGCGCGCAGGATTTGCATGGCGTGGGCCACCAGCTCGCGGGCGGCCGGTGACAGGGCCGGTGTGATGCCGGTGGTGTGTACATGCCGCGCGCGCAGGGCGTAGTCGGTGGTGAGGTGCCCCACGCTGAGTTGGCTGGCCGCTGAGCCGCGCCGGTAGTACTCGATGGATGGGTCGCTGCCATCCACGCTGCGCGACTTGAGCATGAAACCGGTGGAGCGTTGCAGGTCAATCTCGACCTGGGACGTGTCCACACCTTCGGCCTCGACGGTCTTGCGCACATAGCTGCCAAACGAATCGGCCCCCAGGCGGCTGACCCAACCGACTTTGAAACCCAGACGGGCCAGGCCGATGGCCACATTGGTGTCGGCCCCCGCAATGCGTTTGCTGAAACTCTGCACCCCGGCCAGCGGGCCGGGCTCTTGGGCGACCAGCAGCGCCATCGTTTCACCCATGGACAGGACGTCCAGTGCTTCAGGCTTAGTGCTCACGCTGTGAGCTCCCCACGATTGACCGCTTCCAGGGTGGCTGCGACGCCGACCGTTTGTAGCGATTGCAACAGCGGAATCAAGGCGGCGGTGAGCGTGGCGTTACCAGCCAAGTCTCCGAACACCGGCGCATAGGCCAGCATGGCGTCTACCGATTGCGTGTTCACGCCCTTACCGAGGTTTTGTTGGTAGAGAGTGCAGAGTGCCTCCGCATGCGGGTCGTCAATGCGGTAGGTCTGACCCTGTTCGTCCACACCGCGCAGGAAGTGCATCCAGGCGGCTAGACCTAGGGCCATGCGTGTTACGGGTAGTTCACGTGCAAGGCGATCGCGCAGCGTGCCCAGCAGGCGCTGGGGCAGCTTTTGCGAGCCGTCCATGGCGATCTGGTGGGTGCGGTGGGCCAGGGCAGGGTTGGCATAGCGGGCCAACAGATTGTGGCGGTAGGCAGCTACATCCAAGCCGGGCAAAGCGGGCAGGGTGGGTTCAATCTCATCACGCATCAGCGCTTCGATGTGGGTATGCAGAGTGGGCTGTGCAATCGCCTTGTCCACCGTCTGCCAACCAGCCATCGCGCCCAGGTAGGCGAGGCTGGAGTGGGTGCCGTTCACCATGCGCAGCTTGAGCTTCTCAAAAGGCTCGGCATCGGGCACAAAGCGCGCACCGCCCAATGTCCAGTCCGGGCGGTCTGCCGCAAACTCGTCTTCAATCGCCCAGTCAAAAAACGGCTCGCCCAGCACGGGCCAGGCATCCGCGCAGACCAGCGCAGCGCTCACCGCGGCACGATCGGCATCGGTGGTTTTGGGCACGATGCGGTCCACCATGGAACATGGAAAACAGCACAGGCGCTCTATCCATAAGGATAGTTTGCTATCAATTTCTTCAGCAAACCGCAGCACGGCAGCACGCAGCACACGCCCGTTGGCCGGCAGGTTGTCCAGTGACATCAGCGTCAACGGGCCGTGGCCCAGTGTGTGGCGTAGCTGCAAACCATAGACCAGCATGCCCACGGCGGAGCGGGGTGTTTTCGGGTGGGCTAGGTCATGGACGATATCCGGATGGTCCAGCCGCAAGGTACCGGTGGCCGGGTCATGGCAATAGCCTTTTTCGGTCACCGTCAGGCTCACGATGCGCGTGTCGGGGGCGGCAATCGCATCCAGCACCTCCTGTGGGTTCTCGGGGGCCACCAGCATGCGCAGCACCGCGCCAATCACCTGCAGGCGTTGGCGGGGCTGGCCCTGGGGGGCGGCGTCGCGAATGGCCAGTGTGTAAAGCCCGTCCTGTGGCGCAAGCGCATCGCGCGTATCGGGCTGGCGCAGGGACACGCCGGTAATGCCCCAACGCAAGTCACCGGCGGCAATGGCGGCTTCCGTGGCAGCCGCCATGTGGGCGCGCATGAAAGCGCCAATGCCCAGATGTACGATGCCGGTTTTCAGCGCCCGGCGGTCGTAGGCCGGGCGGGCCACGGAGGCTGGCAGGGCTGCGAGCGTGGTGTCATTCAATCGGTTCATATCCCGCATCACCAGTTGGTCAGCGTACCGTCGTGTTGCAGCCGGTTGACCGGAAGGTAGGCGCGTTTGTACGGGTACTTGGCCGCCAGTTCTTCGTCAATCGTCACGCCATGGCCGGGCGCTTCGCCGGGGTGCATGAAACCGTCCTTGAAGCTGTAGGCGTGGGGGAACACGGCATCCGTTTCGTCGGTGTGGCGCATGTATTCCTGGATGCCAAAGTTGGGGACCCAGAGGTCAAAGTTGAGCGCCGCGCCCATACAGACGGGTGAGAGGTCGGTGGCGCCGTGTGAACCGGTGCGCACCTGGTAAAGCGCGGCCAAGTCCGCAATGCGGCGCAGGTGGGTGATGCCGCCGGCATGGACCACCGTGGTGCGGATGTAGTCGATCAGCTGGTTCTCGATCAGGTCCTTGCAGTCCCAGATGGTGTTGAAAATCTCGCCCACGGCCAGCGGCGTGGTGGTGTGCTGGCGGATCAGGCGGAAGGCCTCCTGGTTCTCGGCAGGTGTGGCGTCTTCCATCCAGAACAGGCGGTAGGGCTCCAGGTCCTTGCCCAAGCGGCCGGCTTCGATGGGAGTGAGCCGGTGGTGCACATCGTGCAGCAGGTGGATGTCCGGGCCCACGGCAGCGCGCACCTTGTCAAACAGCTCGGGCGTGTGGCGCAGGTACTTCTCGGTGGACCAGTCGTGCTCGCTGGGCAGGTCGGCATCGGCAGGTTCGTAGAACATGGTGCCGCGGCCCACGCCATACACCTTCTCCAGGCCGGGCACGCCGCTCTGGGCGCGAATGGCTTTGTAGCCCATCTCCTTGTAGCGCAGCACTTCTTCCACGGTTTGACTGATGTCTTTGCCGTTGGCGTGGCCGTAGACCATGACGCCGGTGCGGCTCTTGCCGCCCAGCAACTGGTACAGCGGCATGTTGGCGGCCTTGGCTTTGATGTCCCACAGGGCGGTGTCCACGCCGGCAATGGCGCTCATGGTGACCGGGCCGCGGCGCCAGTAGGCACCTTTGTAGAGGTACTGCCATATGTCTTCAATCTGCTGCGGGTCGCGGCCTATCAGGCAGGGAATGACGTGCTCGGTCAGGTAGCTGGCTACGGCCAGCTCGCGACCGTTGAGCGTCGCATCGCCGATGCCGGTCAGGCCCTCATCGGTTTCGATTTTCAGGGTGACAAAGTTGCGACTCGGTGCGCAAATGATGACTTTGGCGGAAATGATTTTCATGGGGTTCGGGAATGAGGTTTACATCACGGCGCCTAGCGCCCAGGGTACAAATTCGTTCTGGCCGTAGCCATGCAGCTCGCTCTTGGTCTTGCGGCCCGAGGCTGCGGCCAGCATCTCCTGAAAAATGCGTTCGCCCAACTGCTCCACGGTCTCACTGCCGTCGATCACTGTGCCGCAGTTGATGTCCATGTCTTCTTCCTGCTTGGCCCACAGCGCGTTGTTGGTGGCCAGCTTGAGCGAGGGCGAAGGTGCGCAGCCGTAGGCCGAGCCCCGGCCGGTGGTAAAGCAAATCAGATTCGCACCACCCGCCACCTGTCCGGTGGCGGACACGGGGTCGTAGCCCGGTGTGTCCATGTAGACGAAGCCTCGTGCCGTGATGGGCTGGGCGTATTCGTACACATCGACCATGGGTGTGGTGCCGCCCTTGGCAATGGCGCCCAAAGACTTTTCAAGGATGGTGGTGAGGCCGCCTGCTTTGTTGCCAGCGGAGGGGTTGTTGTCCATCTCCGCGTGGTGGCGGGCGCAGTAATCGGTCCACCACTGCAAGCGGGCTTCGAGCTTGTCGGCCACGGCTTGCGACACCGCGCGCTGCAGCAGCAGGTGTTCGCCGCCATAAATTTCGGGCGTTTCAGACAAGACGGCCGTGCCGCCATGGCGCACCAGCAGGTCTACCGCCGCGCCCAAGCCGGGGTTTGCGCTGATGCCGGAGTAGCCGTCCGAGCCGCCGCACTGCAGGCCCACGATGAGGTGGCTGGCGGGTACCGGCTCGCGCTTGACCGCGTTGGCCTCGGGCAGCAGGCCATTGACAACCTCGATGCCCCGGGCCATGCTTTTGGCGGTGCCGCCGGTGTCCTGGATGCTGAAGGTCACCAGCTTGGCGCCTTCGCGCAAGCCTTCTTGCGCCAGCAGACCCTGGATCTGGTTGGTCTCGCAGCCCAGGCCCACCACGATCACGGCTGCAAAGTTGGCGTGGCGTGCGTAGCCGGCCAGGGTGCGACGCAGCACCTGCAGCCCTTCGCCCTCGCTGTCGGTCGCACAGCCGGCGCCGTGGGTCAAGGCCACGATGCCATCCACATTCGGGAATGCCGCCAGAGCTTCGGGGTGGATGTCGCGGCGGAAGTGGTCGGCAATCGCGCGGGCCACGGTGGCCGAGCAGTTAACGCTGGTCAAGACGCCAATGTAGTTGCGCGTTGCCACCCGCCCATCACCGCGTTGGATGCCTTCAAACGTGGCCGGGGTGTCCACATAGGCTACGGGCCGCACATCGCCTCCCACGGCGTGGCCGCGGTCAAAGCGGCTGAATGCGAGGTTGTGGGTGTGCACATGCTGGCCCGCAGCGATGGGCTGCGTGGCGGTGCCGATGATCTGGTTGTAGCGCCGCACCGGCTCGCCCGCCGCAATGGCGCGCACCGCCACCTTGTGGCCCGGCGGAATCAGGCCGGAGATGGTGATGCCTTCCGTGGCTATGCGGGTGCCGCCCAGCAACTGCTGCCGGGCGATCACCACATCGTCCGCCGGGTGGATGCGAATGACCGGGTTCATTTCAGCAGGCCCATCTGGTGCGGCAACCACAGTGTGATGGCGGGAACGTAAGTGATGGCAATCAGCGCCACGATCAACGGAACCAGCCAGGGCAGGATGGCCATGGTGGTCCGCTCGACCGACAGCTTGGAAATACGCGCCAGCACAAACAACACCATGCCCAGCGGCGGATGCAGCAGCCCGATCATCAGGTTCAGCGTCATGATGATGCCGAACTGGATGGGGTCAATGCCCAGTTTCAGCACGATGGGGATCAGGATGGGCACGAGGATGGTGATGGCGGCAATCGTGTCGATGAAGCAACCCACAAACAGGATCAGCAGGTTCGCCAGCAGCAGGAACACCCACTTGTTGCTGGTGATGGACAGAATCCAGTCTGCCAAAGCCTGTGCGGCTTGCGTGGTGGTCAGCAGCCAGGCAAAG
Encoded here:
- a CDS encoding siderophore-interacting protein; this encodes MNSQLAPLELHLPSNGPELHPQRVRYPLRFRLLDVVSVDRLTPFLTRVTLGGADLEGFVSSGFDDHVKLFFPDPETGVFNLPEVGPEGPVWGEGARPVMRDYTPRHFDAAGRTLAIDFALHTPGGPATRWAEQARVGQKIGVGGPKGSFIVPTAFDWHLLIGDDTALPAIARRLEELPPATKARVLLEVEGPEGQMELSSAADLKVQWVHRGSSAAGSQPLLAALREMTLLPGVFYSWVACESVQAKALREYLMVECRVNPRWIKASGYWRKGSAGAHDSFDR
- a CDS encoding aldehyde dehydrogenase, whose amino-acid sequence is MTTPDSTSPWHARAASLVTDGRLFINGERVPAKDGQTFEKHSPLNGLGLGTVARGQKADIDAAVAAARAAFADRRWAGQSPKARKKVLQRWSELVLAARDELALLETLDMGKPISHSLAVDVPATANCIAWYGEAVDKLYDEIAPTADTALALITREAMGVIGAIVPWNYPLIMAAWKLGPALAAGNSVVLKPSEKSPYTALRLAELALEAGLPAGVFNVVTGYGHEAGEALALHMDVDAIGFTGSTRIGRRMLACSAESNLKRVYNELGGKSAFVVFNDAKDVAAAARAAAGSVFYNQGESCNAPTRLLVQQDVVPEFMATLQDEARKYLPGDPLQESTEMGALVDAGQMSTVLGYIHQGQAEGANIAFGGRRVRTETGGYFVEPTIFEGVRNDMKIAREEIFGPVLGVIPFANEAEALALANDSVYGLQASVWSSQIDRAHRVARGLKAGTVHVNQYDEDDITVPFGGYKQSGNGRDKSLHAFDKYTELKTTWLRIDA
- a CDS encoding NAD(P)/FAD-dependent oxidoreductase is translated as MSQSVQAAASAAHAPSYYAASGLPQPQRPPLLGNAEADVVVIGAGYTGLSSALHLAESGFKVVVLEAAKVGWGASGRNGGQLVHSYSRDMDVIEARYGSTTAQALGSMAFEGAKIIRERIVKYQIDCHFKPGGMFAAITAKQVKQLEHHKQLWERYGHQQLSLLDATESEAAIGTGRYRATLLDHSAGHMHPLRLAQGEAAAFESLGGVVHEGSPVLRIERGDPAVVHTAQGQVKARFVIVACNAYIGGLEPQLASRSMPCGTQVIATEPLGDRFPEILPSDYCVEDSNFLLDYFRLSGDRRLLYGGGVIYGARDPQHVESIIRPKLLKTFPQLKDVRIDYGWTGNFLLTLSRLPEVGRLSSNIYYSQGCSGHGVTFTHLIGRVLSEVIQGQANRFDAFANLPHYPFPGGRWFRVPLTALGAWYYDLRDKLQI
- a CDS encoding YceI family protein; amino-acid sequence: MRKPGYLLGLLATFGLWACSSPPERVPGPQPVLAEATAARPSTPPTPPTLANLKSYRIAPAESRLRILVYRGGTMARLGHNHVISSADLQGQIWRGATAETSGFELEVPVNTLIVDDNAARAEEGEDFPLNVSEDAKAGTKANMLRPTLLDGEHFPKISIRATRITGSTANPDVVASMRIKDQTREIRLPVTLSETESALAIQGSFEIRQSDFGITPLSIAMGALTVQDTVKIKFRLIARAVPASP
- a CDS encoding zinc-binding alcohol dehydrogenase family protein, which translates into the protein MLTVVCETPGTLRAHDTPKPERAEGEVLLRVKRVGVCGTDLHIFTGNQPYLNYPRVMGHELSGIVEEAPEGGTLQAGDTVYVMPYLSCGTCIACRAGKTNCCTRIQVLGVHRDGAFTEYLSVPQQFVHKANGVSLDQAAMVEFLAIGAHAVRRAQVQKGQRILVVGAGPIGMAAMIFAKLRGAVVTALDSRQDRLNFCTSALGVSAGVTLGDSDEAELATLTNQEFFDVVFDATGNPKAMERGFKFVAHGGTYTLISVVASNITFSDPEFHKREMTLMGSRNATTEDFQTVLEAMRAGLIPTALNTHRMPLADVPEKFKDLLNPSAGVIKAIVEC
- a CDS encoding sugar kinase → MGETMALLVAQEPGPLAGVQSFSKRIAGADTNVAIGLARLGFKVGWVSRLGADSFGSYVRKTVEAEGVDTSQVEIDLQRSTGFMLKSRSVDGSDPSIEYYRRGSAASQLSVGHLTTDYALRARHVHTTGITPALSPAARELVAHAMQILRAAGRSVSFDPNLRPSLWPDTATMRDTLNDLARHADWVLPGIDEGKLLTGQNAPADMAAWYLDRGAKAVVIKQGAQGAYFRTAAGEQGHVPGVPVPVVVDTVGAGDAFAVGIISAQLEGLSWQRALRRANWIASRALQVVGDMEGLPTRAELIAQNLE
- a CDS encoding mannitol dehydrogenase family protein, whose translation is MNRLNDTTLAALPASVARPAYDRRALKTGIVHLGIGAFMRAHMAAATEAAIAAGDLRWGITGVSLRQPDTRDALAPQDGLYTLAIRDAAPQGQPRQRLQVIGAVLRMLVAPENPQEVLDAIAAPDTRIVSLTVTEKGYCHDPATGTLRLDHPDIVHDLAHPKTPRSAVGMLVYGLQLRHTLGHGPLTLMSLDNLPANGRVLRAAVLRFAEEIDSKLSLWIERLCCFPCSMVDRIVPKTTDADRAAVSAALVCADAWPVLGEPFFDWAIEDEFAADRPDWTLGGARFVPDAEPFEKLKLRMVNGTHSSLAYLGAMAGWQTVDKAIAQPTLHTHIEALMRDEIEPTLPALPGLDVAAYRHNLLARYANPALAHRTHQIAMDGSQKLPQRLLGTLRDRLARELPVTRMALGLAAWMHFLRGVDEQGQTYRIDDPHAEALCTLYQQNLGKGVNTQSVDAMLAYAPVFGDLAGNATLTAALIPLLQSLQTVGVAATLEAVNRGELTA